One window of Amaranthus tricolor cultivar Red isolate AtriRed21 chromosome 11, ASM2621246v1, whole genome shotgun sequence genomic DNA carries:
- the LOC130827247 gene encoding histone H2B codes for MAPKAEKKPAEKKPAAEKAPAEKKPKAGKKLPKEGGAAAGDKKKKRTKKSVETYKIYIFKVLKQVHPDIGISSKAMSIMNSFINDIFEKLAQESSKLARYNKKPTITSREIQTAVRLVLPGELAKHAVSEGTKAVTKFTSS; via the coding sequence ATGGCACCAAAAGCGGAGAAGAAACCCGCAGAGAAGAAGCCCGCCGCCGAAAAAGCACCGGCCGAGAAAAAGCCAAAAGCCGGCAAGAAGCTTCCGAAAGAAGGCGGAGCCGCTGCCGGAgacaagaagaagaaaagaacaaaGAAGAGCGTTGAAACCTACAAGATTTACATCTTTAAGGTTTTGAAACAAGTTCATCCTGATATCGGAATCTCCAGCAAAGCCATGAGCATCATGAACAGCTTCATCAATGACATTTTTGAAAAGCTTGCACAAGAATCTTCTAAACTTGCAAGGTACAATAAGAAGCCGACCATTACTTCTCGGGAGATCCAGACTGCTGTGCGACTTGTTCTCCCCGGTGAATTGGCTAAGCACGCTGTGTCTGAGGGTACCAAGGCTGTTACGAAGTTTACTAGTTCTTAG
- the LOC130826542 gene encoding uncharacterized protein LOC130826542, translating into MLNAMDDLLAATKRASRILAMMVGKVKVALFCDQHNIPLSEMNIKHHLLTWYHSTLRSSRPKLLLLPHRIHLLPLQYFMADTPKYHPAFAITNVKSLIPITLDTAGMYHSWAALFKVLCRVHDLTNHIIPPTDATELSAYENLKSADLVYWKRLDAAVLNWIYGSISPDLLTAILLKDDTAQSAWARLESMFQDNKASRASHLEQELADLDFDNFSSIDGYCNHIKSLADRLANVDAPIPDTRLILKLTAGLPEAYAGTVDFIQNQEPLPSFESCRSRLKLAERTIKNRLAKEGGSHGRSPTALVSTTGKNHSDSSASRYNMNSKQKKKPSKPFNKAAQNFSGPAQQQNNFNGQPWLFQQRPNS; encoded by the exons ATGTTGAATGCAATGGATGATTTACTTGCTGCTACGAAGAGAGCATCCAGGATTTTAGCGATGATGGTTGGGAAGGTTAAAGTGGCCTTATTTTGTGATCAACATAATATTCCTCTTTCTGAAATGAATAT CAAGCATCATCTTCTTACATGGTATCATAGTACTCTACGATCCTCACGGCCcaaacttcttcttcttcctcatcgtATTCATCTTCTTCCGCTGCAATACTTCATGGCCGACACTCCAAAATACCACCCTGCATTTGCCATCACAAATGTCAAATCACTTATTCCGATTACCTTGGACACCGCCGGAATGTATCACTCTTGGGCCGCCCTCTTCAAAGTTCTTTGTAGGGTTCACGACCTTACGAATCACATCATACCTCCAACTGACGCCACGGAGCTCAGTGcatatgagaatttgaaatcgGCAGACTTGGTCTATTGGAAACGTCTTGATGCTGCAGTCCTCAATTGGATCTACGGTTCCATTTCTCCTGACCTTCTCACTGCTATCCTTCTCAAAGATGATACTGCTCAAAGTGCTTGGGCTCGTCTCGAGTCTATGTTTCAAGATAACAAAGCATCCAGAGCGTCTCATCTCGAACAAGAACTCGCTGACCTTGATTTCGACAATTTCTCATCTATTGACGGTTATTGCAATCACATCAAATCCCTCGCTGATCGTCTTGCGAATGTTGATGCTCCGATTCCCGATACCCGTCTTATTCTTAAACTTACTGCCGGATTACCCGAAGCATACGCCGGTACGGTGGACTTCATCCAAAATCAGGAACCCTTGCCCTCCTTTGAATCATGCCGATCTCGTCTTAAATTAGCTGAGCGTACCATCAAAAATCGATTAGCCAAGGAAGGTGGCTCCCATGGCCGTTCACCCACTGCTCTCGTCTCTACCACCGGTAAGAACCACTCAGACTCCTCTGCTTCTCGTTACAACATGAATAGCAAGCAAAAGAAAAAGCCTTCCAAGCCTTTTAATAAGGCTGCTCAAAATTTTAGTGGGCCGGCccaacaacaaaataatttcaatGGTCAACCTTGGTTATTTCAGCAAAGACCAAACTCCTAG